The genomic DNA CGGCGGGACTGAGAGAACGGCATGCTCTTCTGGGCCATGGCCCTGCGCAATCTGGGACGCAATCCGAGGCGAAGCCTGCTCGCCGGCTCCGTGATCGTCATCGGCTTCTCCGCCTTCGCCCTGGCCGGCGGCTTCATGGCCCAGACTTTCGAGGCGCTGCGCGACAGCACGATCCGCGGCGGCACGGGGCATCTTCAGTTCGCCGACCCGGCGACGTTCGCGGGGATCGAGGAGACGACGCTGGAGCACGGCCTCACGGAGGCGGACCGCGCGGCGCGCATCCTGGCGGGCGATTCCCGGGTCCGGGCGGTCCTGCCCCGGATCGATTTCGTCGGCCTGGTGACCAACGGCGGGCGATCGGTCCCCTTCCTCGGCGTGGGCCTCGAGCCGGCCGCCGAGCGGCGCTGGATGGAAGGGGCGAGCCTCGTCGTCTCCGGGCGGTGGCTCTCCGGCGGGCCCGCCGGCGAAGTGGTGCTCGGCGCCGGCCTGGCATCGGCGCTCGGGATCCGGCCGGGCGATTCGGTGACGCTGCTGGCGACGTCGCCGGAGGGAACGCTCAACGCGCAGGATGCCGCCGTCGCCGGGATCCTCGATCTCGGCCTCAAGGAGCTGAACGACCGTTACCTGGCGACCTCCATCGAGCTGGCCTCCCGCCTCCTGGGCGTGTCGGGGACCTTTTCGAAGCTGGTGGTGGTGCTCGACCGGGCGGCGGAGGCGAAGCCGGCGCTGCGGAGCCTCTCGGCGCTCCTGCGCCGCGACGGCTTCCACCTCGCCGGCCGGACGTGGGAGGAGCTCGCCCCGTTCTACCGCCAGGTGCGCCTGCTCTACCTCGGGATCTTCGGATTCATGGGGATCATTCTCGGGGTGGTCGTCCTGCTGGCGACGGCGAACACCATGATCATGGCGGTGGCGGAGCGCACGCGGGAGGTCGGGACCCTCCGGGCTCTCGGAACGAGGCCGGGGCTCGTGATGAAGACCTTTTTCGCGGAGGGGGTCCTTCTGGCGCTCGCCGGCGGCGCCGCCGGGCTGGTGCTGTCGCTGATCGTGACCGTGGCGCTGAACCACTCTGGCATCATGCTGCCTCCCCCGCCCGGGGCAGCGCACCCGATCCCGATCCACGTCAAGATCTACCCGCTTGCCTACTTCGCCGGCGCGGCGGCGATGCTCGCCGCGGTGCTCCTCGCTTCGTGGCTGCCGGCCCGGCGGGCGGCGCGCCTGCCGATCATCGAGGCCCTCGCCCATGTCTGACGCCGTGCGGCGGCGCCCAAGGCTCGCCGGCATCGCCCTGCTCCTCTTCGCCGGCCGATCCGGCGCCGGGGCGGGCGCGCCGGCCGGCGATCCGCAGGAGATGCTGCGCCGCGCCGACGCTTCGAGACAGGCGCTCACCCAGTCGATTGCGCGCGTCCGGGCCACCGTCGTCCGGCGAGGCAAGCCTGACGCGACCCAGGATTTCGACCTCTACGTCGGGGAGGACGGCAAGGCGCTGTGCGTCTTCCGGGGCGGCAAGCAGGATGGCCGCAGGGTCCTGACCGTCGGCGATCGCGTCTGGCTGATCGTTCCGGGGGCGAGCAAGCCGGTTCCCCTGAGCGCCAATCAGCGGCTCCTGGGAGGAGCCTCGCTGGGCGACATCCTGCGCCTTCCCCTGGCGGAGGTGTTCAGCGCGTCGGCGCGCCCGGGCGTCGAAGACGCCGGAGGGACGCCGTGCCGCGTGCTCGACCTCACCGCCAAATCGTCCAAGAGCCCTTACTCGGCGGGCGTCCTTTGGATCGGCGCGCGCGACGGATTGCCGCGGCGGCTGCGCCTCCTGCTCCCCGGAGGAAAGCTGGTGAAGGAAGTGAAGTATCTCGCCTACGAGCGTCAGGCGGGGCGCGACGTCCTGAAGAAGATGGAGCTGCAGGATCTCCTGACCCGCGGACGGGAAATCGGCACGACCCTGGAATTTCTCAAGGTCGAGCGCGCCCGCCTCAACCCCTCCCTGTTCGAGCCCCGCCCCCCCGCCCCACCCAAATTATTACCCATGGATATTACGGGGGCCCATCAACCTTGTTTCCCTCGAAGATAGTGTCGCGTTTCAGAAATAGCGTTAGCATCGAGGCCGTCGAGACACCCGGATCGCAAGGCGCGCCCAAGCGCCGCGTACCCAGAGCGGTACGCAAGCGAGGCGCAACGCAGCGAGGCGGGATGGATCGACGGACGAATGCAACGGGATTTCTGAAACGCGACACTAAATCGCTTCGACCAAGGTCAGGGCGAAGGGTTCCTCGCGATCGATCCATTGGGCGAGGCGCCGGAATCCGGCCTGCTCGAGGATCTTCAGGATGCCGGAAGGCTCGAACTTGTACGAGCTCTCGGTCCAGATCGGCTCGCCGTCCTCCAGCGTCACCTCCAGACCCGATCGGACGATCTGGATTCGCTGCCGGCAGCGGCTGACCAGATGCATCTCCATCCGCGAAGCGCCGGAGTTCCACGTTGCGCGGTGGTCGAAAGCCGCGAGATCGAAATCCGCTCCCAGCTCCCGGTTGATCCGCACGAGCAGGTTCCGGTTGAAGGCCGCCGTCACGCCGAGCGGATCGTCGTAGGCGAGGAGCATGTCCCGCTCCGGCTTGACCAGATCCGCGCCCAGAAGAAAGGCGTCTCCCGGCAAGAGGGCGGCGCGAATCCTGCGCAAGATCTCGGCGGAGCCGGGCGGATCGAAATTGCCCAGGTTCGATCCAAGAAACAGAGCGAGGAGCCTGCCTCGCGGTCGCGGCGCCCGCCTCAATGCCTCGAGCCCGTTCTCGTAGGAGGCTTCGTGGGCTGTCACGCGAAGGGCGCTCGATTCGACGAGGAGCCGTTCCGCGGCGTCGAGCGCCGCCGGAGAGACGTCGATCAAGTGGACCTGGAGCGGCGCGATCCCGCGATAGCTCTTGAGGAGCGTCACCAGCTTCTCGCCGCTGCCCGAGCCCAGCTCCACCACGCTCGTGAGCGGCGCCGCGCGGGACAGGATCGCTCCCCCGTGCGCCTTGAGCAGCCGCGTCTCGGCGCGCGTGATCGGGTACCAGGGGAGGCGGCAGATCGCCTCGAAGAGCGTCGAGCCGAGATCGTCGTAGAAGTAGCGGGACGGAAGCTGCCGCGGCTGCAGCGTGAAGTAGTGGCGCACGTCGCCGGCGAACTCCCGCAGGGAATCGGCGGCCTGGAGCCGGGCGGTCCTCACGATTTGCTCCTTGCCAGTCGGAATGCCGCATAGGCATAGGGATAGAGCCCGCGAAACCAGTTTCGCAGCGTCGGCCGCATCAGCTCGCGCGCCGTCGCCGGAGAAGCGCCCTTCATGACGTAGTGCTCCCCGTCGAAGAAGTCGGCCGAGTACTCGGGATAGGAGCCCATCGCCCGGAAGCCGGGGAACGGAGCGAAGGGCGTGCTGGTCCATTCCCATCCGTTGCCGACGAGATCCTCCACGCCCCAGGCGCTCGCGCCGGCCGGATGGCTGCCGGCCGGCTCCGGATCCCAGCTCGAGAAGTCGAAGACTCCATGGCTCTCCGTCGGCTCCGCGTCTCCCCAGGGGAAACGGCGCTCCCCTTGGGGAGATCCGAAGGCGGCCCGCTGGTATTCGGCTTCGGTCGGCAGCCGCGCCCCGGCCCACCGCGCGTAGGCCTCCGCCTCGGCGTGCGTGACGTAGACGGGCCAGGACAGCGGCAGAGGGAGGCGCTCGAAGACGCCCCGCCAGCTCCAGGAGCCGCCCTGGCGCTCCCAGAAGAGGGGGTGCTCCTTGCGCTCCTGCCGGACCCAGGTCCAATCCCGCTTCCCCCACCAGCGCTCCTGCCGATAGCCTCCCGCCTCGACGAATTCGAGAAACCGCCCGTTCGTGACGTCGTGCCGCTGGATCGCGAAGGCCTCGACGTCGAACAGGCACGAAGGGAATTCGTTGTCCCACCCGAAGGGAATCGATTCCCGGTCGACGCCCAGGGTCGCGCGCCCGGCGGGAACCTCGATCCATTCCGGCGCCGGCTCCTTGCCGAGCCGCGGAGCATAGCCGGGCGGGGACGTCTTCACTCCGGGCGGAACCCGGTGCCACATGTAAAGCAGGGTCTCGTGGTGCAGCGGCTCGTGCTCGAGGATCGTGAAGGCCGCCTCGGCGCGATCGAGGAGTGGATCCCCGGGGCGATCGAGGTCGGCGTGGGCCAGGGCGTCGATCACACGACGATCGACCTCCGCCGCGAACTGCTTGACGGCCGCGCGCGCGGGCCAGGCCGGCTCCTGCTGCTCGCCGGCCCGGGGCGCGACTCGCCTATATCCGCCCCCCGGCTCGATGAAATCGGGAGGGTCGATGCCGCGGGCGAAGAGCGCCTCCAGATCGGGATCGAGGCTCGGCCCGCCGAGGGCCTTCTTCACCAAGGTGTTGAAGCTGAACGCCGGAAGGTGCCCCTCGTAGAAGACGAAGGGCAGTCGCAGCTCGATAGGGCGCCCCGTGTAGATCTCCTCCGGCAGCCGGTCGAAGAAAACCTCAG from Candidatus Polarisedimenticolia bacterium includes the following:
- a CDS encoding FtsX-like permease family protein, which produces MLFWAMALRNLGRNPRRSLLAGSVIVIGFSAFALAGGFMAQTFEALRDSTIRGGTGHLQFADPATFAGIEETTLEHGLTEADRAARILAGDSRVRAVLPRIDFVGLVTNGGRSVPFLGVGLEPAAERRWMEGASLVVSGRWLSGGPAGEVVLGAGLASALGIRPGDSVTLLATSPEGTLNAQDAAVAGILDLGLKELNDRYLATSIELASRLLGVSGTFSKLVVVLDRAAEAKPALRSLSALLRRDGFHLAGRTWEELAPFYRQVRLLYLGIFGFMGIILGVVVLLATANTMIMAVAERTREVGTLRALGTRPGLVMKTFFAEGVLLALAGGAAGLVLSLIVTVALNHSGIMLPPPPGAAHPIPIHVKIYPLAYFAGAAAMLAAVLLASWLPARRAARLPIIEALAHV
- a CDS encoding outer membrane lipoprotein-sorting protein → MSDAVRRRPRLAGIALLLFAGRSGAGAGAPAGDPQEMLRRADASRQALTQSIARVRATVVRRGKPDATQDFDLYVGEDGKALCVFRGGKQDGRRVLTVGDRVWLIVPGASKPVPLSANQRLLGGASLGDILRLPLAEVFSASARPGVEDAGGTPCRVLDLTAKSSKSPYSAGVLWIGARDGLPRRLRLLLPGGKLVKEVKYLAYERQAGRDVLKKMELQDLLTRGREIGTTLEFLKVERARLNPSLFEPRPPAPPKLLPMDITGAHQPCFPRR
- the egtD gene encoding L-histidine N(alpha)-methyltransferase; amino-acid sequence: MRTARLQAADSLREFAGDVRHYFTLQPRQLPSRYFYDDLGSTLFEAICRLPWYPITRAETRLLKAHGGAILSRAAPLTSVVELGSGSGEKLVTLLKSYRGIAPLQVHLIDVSPAALDAAERLLVESSALRVTAHEASYENGLEALRRAPRPRGRLLALFLGSNLGNFDPPGSAEILRRIRAALLPGDAFLLGADLVKPERDMLLAYDDPLGVTAAFNRNLLVRINRELGADFDLAAFDHRATWNSGASRMEMHLVSRCRQRIQIVRSGLEVTLEDGEPIWTESSYKFEPSGILKILEQAGFRRLAQWIDREEPFALTLVEAI
- a CDS encoding SUMF1/EgtB/PvdO family nonheme iron enzyme, producing MPIDREALISWYRRNRRRSEVFFDRLPEEIYTGRPIELRLPFVFYEGHLPAFSFNTLVKKALGGPSLDPDLEALFARGIDPPDFIEPGGGYRRVAPRAGEQQEPAWPARAAVKQFAAEVDRRVIDALAHADLDRPGDPLLDRAEAAFTILEHEPLHHETLLYMWHRVPPGVKTSPPGYAPRLGKEPAPEWIEVPAGRATLGVDRESIPFGWDNEFPSCLFDVEAFAIQRHDVTNGRFLEFVEAGGYRQERWWGKRDWTWVRQERKEHPLFWERQGGSWSWRGVFERLPLPLSWPVYVTHAEAEAYARWAGARLPTEAEYQRAAFGSPQGERRFPWGDAEPTESHGVFDFSSWDPEPAGSHPAGASAWGVEDLVGNGWEWTSTPFAPFPGFRAMGSYPEYSADFFDGEHYVMKGASPATARELMRPTLRNWFRGLYPYAYAAFRLARSKS